In one Palaemon carinicauda isolate YSFRI2023 chromosome 25, ASM3689809v2, whole genome shotgun sequence genomic region, the following are encoded:
- the LOC137619201 gene encoding zinc finger protein 528-like, with protein MSSSDRERMLNSESLEFPIKSEMEDSFSKSAVKLENDDLVDKFGHFDNDSLFMDLDMEFKAEPEFEAEPEKFELSEDDRKYFLESDASVSEKDSQMIKREVNEEEEETVRTGVKEKCGMQLRSSRKEDKGKERGSGRSFRCSECGKGFFHKKDSLVHLRTHTRQKPLKCSVCDNAFSVRIDLANHCRIHTGEKSFKCNVCDKAFSEKGSLRRHKKIHTGEKPFKCSVCDKVFSRKCSLAEHHKIHTGEKPFKCSVCDKVFSRKCSLTEHHKIHTGEKPFKCSVCDKVFSRKCRLTEHHNIHTRGKPFKCSVCDNAFSVRIDLANHCRIHTGEKLFKCNVCDKAFSEKGSLGRHQKIHTGEKPFKCSVCDKVFSRKCSLTDHHKIHTGEKPFKCSVCNKVFSRKCSLTEHHKIHTGEKPYNCSVCDKSFSHRRSLTGHLIVHTGEKPFKCSVSEKASEI; from the coding sequence ATGTCATCCAGTGATAGGGAGAGAATGCTGAACTCTGAATCAttagaatttccaataaaaagtGAAATGGAAGATTCCTTTTCAAAGTCTGCAGTCAAGTTGGAAAATGATGATTTGGTTGATAAATTTGGGCACTTTGATAATGACTCTCTTTTCATGGATCTAGAtatggaattcaaagcagagccagaatttgAAGCAGAGCCAGAAAAATTTGAATTAAGCGAAGATGACAGGAAATATTTTTTGGAATCTGATGCATCGGTAAGTGAGAAGGATTCACAAATGATCAAAAGGGAAGtcaatgaagaggaggaggagactgTAAGGACAGGTGTGAAAGAGAAATGTGGCATGCAGTTGAGATCCAgtaggaaagaggacaaaggaaaggaaagaggaagCGGTAGGTCATTCAGATGTAGTGAATGTGGCAAAGGGTTTTTTCACAAAAAGGATAGCTTAGTGCATTTAAGAACTCACACTCGGCAGAAACCATTAAAGTGCAGTGTCTGCGACAATGCCTTTTCTGTTCGAATTGATCTCGCAAATCAttgtagaattcacactggggagaagtcCTTCAAGTGCAATgtttgtgacaaagcattttctgagAAAGGGAGTCTCAGACGGCATAAAAAAATTCATACGggagagaagccatttaagtgcagtgtctgCGACAAAGTATTTTCTCGGAAATGTAGTCTTGCAGagcatcataaaattcatactggagagaagccatttaagtgcagtgtctgtgacaaagtaTTTTCTCGGAAATGTAGTCTTACAGagcatcataaaattcatactggagagaagccatttaagtgcagtgtctgtgacaaagtaTTTTCTCGGAAATGTAGGCTTACAGAGCATCATAACATTCACACTAGAgggaagccattcaagtgcagtgtctgcgACAATGCCTTTTCTGTTAGAATTGATCTCGCAAATCATTGTAGaattcacactggagagaagcTCTTTAAGTGCaacgtctgtgacaaagcattttctgagAAAGGGAGTCTCGGACGGCATCAAAAAATTCatactggagagaagccatttaagtgcagtgtctgCGACAAAGTATTTTCTCGGAAATGTAGTCTTACAGATCATCATAAAATTCatactggagagaagccatttaaatgcagtGTCTGTAACAAAGTATTTTCTCGGAAATGTAGTCTTACAGAGCATCATAAaattcacactggagagaagccatataactgcagtgtctgtgacaaatcATTTTCTCATAGAAGATCTCTTACAGGGCATCTTATAGTTCatactggagagaagccatttaagtgcagtgtctCTGAAAAAGCATCGGAAATATAG